A single genomic interval of Lathyrus oleraceus cultivar Zhongwan6 chromosome 7, CAAS_Psat_ZW6_1.0, whole genome shotgun sequence harbors:
- the LOC127102069 gene encoding uncharacterized protein LOC127102069, with protein MSMKMKMEEQENLNLIPPTATLEIDKDLTLLPRIKLNLTVHPSTPSSSITNQIDEWKTKRALLDFLQTSHSLPFPLPEEDLQFKRFNKDLKKRKREDPVVYGTLHIWDLSFLSEKNENDVVKWRNGLRNVNRSSRREPDTVVVSGVPSRWFAETRVSSKPSMLVTHTIFSKFGKIRFVLNTIYSFYVLILGYHGGI; from the coding sequence ATGAGCATGAAGATGAAAATGGAGGAGCAAGAAAATCTAAACCTAATCCCCCCAACAGCAACCCTAGAAATAGACAAAGACCTCACTCTCCTACCACGCATCAAACTCAACCTCACCGTACACCCTTCCACACCTTCATCCTCCATAACAAACCAAATCGACGAATGGAAAACCAAACGAGCCTTACTCGATTTTCTCCAAACCTCTCATTCTCTTCCCTTTCCTCTCCCCGAAGAAGATCTTCAATTCAAACGCTTCAACAAAGACCTCAAAAAGCGTAAACGCGAAGATCCCGTCGTTTACGGTACACTCCACATCTGGGACCTGTCGTTTTTGAGTGAGAAGAATGAAAACGACGTTGTGAAATGGAGGAATGGTCTTCGGAATGTCAATCGGAGTTCCAGGCGCGAACCGGATACGGTTGTTGTTAGTGGTGTGCCGTCGCGGTGGTTCGCGGAGACTAGGGTTTCTTCTAAACCTTCTATGCTTGTTACTCATACCATTTTTTCAAAGTTTGGCAAGATAAGGTTTGTTTTGAATACAATTTATAGCTTTTATGTGCTTATTTTGGGATATCATGGGGGTATTTGA